A part of Pararhizobium sp. A13 genomic DNA contains:
- a CDS encoding alpha-hydroxy acid oxidase: MSKILEIRDLKAAAKRRVPKMFFDYADSGAWTEGTYRANEEDFSKIKLRQRVLVDMTNRSLESTMIGQKVSMPVALSPTGLTGMQHADGEMLAAKAAEDFGVPFTLSTMSICSIEDVASATTKPFWFQLYVMRDRDFVKNLIDRAKAAKCSALVLTLDLQILGQRHKDLRNGLSAPPKFTPKHIWQMATRPLWCMQMLQTKRRSFGNIVGHAKNVSDLSSLSVWTAEQFDPRLSWENVAEIKEMWGGPLILKGILDVEDAKMAARTGADAIIVSNHGGRQLDGAPSSISMLPKIVDAVGDMVEVHLDGGIRSGQDVLKAIALGAKGTYIGRPFLYGLGAGGKAGVTLALDIIRKELDITMALCGKRDIRDINRDVIAE, from the coding sequence ATGTCCAAGATCCTCGAAATCCGCGATCTCAAAGCCGCCGCCAAGCGCCGCGTGCCAAAGATGTTTTTCGATTATGCCGACAGCGGAGCCTGGACCGAAGGCACGTACCGCGCCAACGAGGAAGATTTTTCCAAGATCAAGCTGCGCCAGCGGGTGCTGGTCGATATGACCAACCGGTCGCTCGAAAGCACGATGATCGGCCAGAAGGTTTCCATGCCGGTCGCGCTTTCGCCGACCGGTCTGACCGGCATGCAGCATGCCGACGGCGAGATGCTGGCGGCGAAGGCGGCTGAGGATTTCGGGGTTCCCTTCACGCTCTCGACGATGAGCATCTGCTCGATCGAGGATGTCGCCTCCGCCACGACCAAACCCTTCTGGTTCCAGCTTTACGTCATGCGCGACCGCGACTTCGTCAAGAATCTGATCGACCGCGCCAAGGCGGCGAAATGCTCGGCGCTGGTGCTGACGCTCGACCTGCAGATCCTCGGCCAGCGCCACAAGGATCTGCGCAACGGCCTCTCTGCCCCACCGAAATTCACGCCCAAGCATATCTGGCAGATGGCGACCCGGCCACTCTGGTGCATGCAGATGCTGCAGACCAAGCGCCGCAGCTTCGGCAACATCGTCGGCCACGCGAAAAACGTTTCGGACCTGTCCTCCCTTTCGGTTTGGACGGCCGAACAATTCGATCCGCGGCTCTCATGGGAAAATGTGGCTGAGATCAAGGAGATGTGGGGCGGACCACTGATCCTCAAAGGGATTCTCGACGTTGAGGACGCGAAGATGGCGGCACGAACTGGCGCCGACGCGATCATCGTTTCCAATCATGGCGGCCGCCAGCTCGACGGAGCCCCCTCCTCCATCAGCATGCTGCCGAAAATCGTCGATGCGGTCGGCGACATGGTCGAGGTCCACCTTGACGGTGGTATCCGCTCCGGTCAGGATGTGTTGAAGGCGATCGCACTCGGCGCCAAGGGCACCTATATCGGCCGCCCCTTCCTCTACGGCCTTGGCGCCGGCGGCAAGGCGGGCGTGACACTAGCGCTCGATATCATCCGCAAGGAACTCGACATCACCATGGCGCTCTGCGGCAAGCGGGATATCCGGGATATCAATCGGGATGTGATTGCGGAGTGA
- a CDS encoding extracellular solute-binding protein, whose amino-acid sequence MISFKAATGLALGYALTMSAAFAGELVINSDQSDPAPKKAMETLLEGFKAAHPDVTVKWNNFDHEGYKSAIRNFLTADAPDVVAWYSGNRMAPFVKAGLFEDVTDLWTENKLDDQLKSAVKSMEIDGKKWGIPYSYYQWGIYYRKDIFAEQGITPPKNWAELVAACEKLKSAGMTPFAIGTKALWPTGGWFDYLDLRVNGYEFHMDLTAGKVPYTDPKVKAVFEKWAELVKPGYFLENHAAIDWQDAIPQFVQGKAPMYLMGNFAVAAMKDGGLKEEQIGFLQFPEITAGIPMAEDAPTESFHIPSGAKNKEDARKFLAYLATPEAQTKMNEVLGQLPVNNQSAKSEDPFLKAGFEMLANAYALAQFYDRDAPAEMAKAGMEGFQQFMVKPDNVDAILERLEKARGRIYK is encoded by the coding sequence ATGATTTCTTTTAAAGCCGCTACCGGGCTCGCGCTCGGCTATGCGCTCACCATGTCCGCAGCCTTCGCCGGCGAACTCGTCATTAACTCCGACCAGTCCGATCCGGCGCCGAAAAAGGCGATGGAAACGCTGCTCGAAGGCTTCAAGGCTGCCCATCCGGACGTGACCGTCAAGTGGAACAATTTCGACCACGAAGGCTACAAGTCCGCTATCCGCAACTTCCTGACCGCAGATGCCCCCGATGTCGTTGCCTGGTATTCCGGCAACCGCATGGCCCCCTTCGTCAAGGCCGGCCTGTTTGAGGATGTCACCGACCTCTGGACCGAAAACAAGCTGGACGACCAACTGAAGTCCGCCGTCAAGTCGATGGAAATCGACGGCAAGAAATGGGGCATCCCCTATTCCTACTATCAGTGGGGCATCTACTACCGGAAAGACATCTTCGCCGAGCAGGGCATCACGCCGCCGAAGAACTGGGCCGAACTGGTCGCCGCCTGTGAAAAGCTGAAGTCAGCCGGCATGACGCCGTTTGCGATCGGCACCAAGGCGCTGTGGCCGACGGGCGGCTGGTTCGACTATCTTGACCTGCGCGTCAACGGCTACGAGTTCCACATGGACCTCACCGCCGGCAAGGTTCCTTACACCGATCCGAAGGTGAAGGCCGTGTTCGAGAAATGGGCTGAACTGGTGAAGCCCGGCTATTTCCTTGAAAACCATGCGGCGATCGACTGGCAGGACGCCATTCCGCAGTTCGTCCAGGGCAAGGCGCCGATGTACCTGATGGGCAACTTTGCCGTGGCCGCGATGAAGGATGGCGGATTGAAGGAAGAGCAGATCGGCTTCCTGCAGTTCCCGGAAATCACCGCCGGCATCCCGATGGCCGAAGACGCGCCGACCGAGTCCTTCCACATCCCATCGGGTGCGAAGAACAAGGAAGATGCCCGCAAGTTCCTCGCCTATCTGGCAACGCCTGAGGCCCAGACCAAGATGAACGAGGTCTTGGGTCAGCTTCCGGTCAACAACCAGTCCGCTAAGTCGGAAGATCCGTTCCTGAAGGCCGGCTTCGAAATGCTGGCAAACGCCTATGCGCTTGCCCAGTTCTATGACCGCGACGCCCCGGCTGAAATGGCCAAGGCCGGCATGGAAGGCTTCCAGCAGTTCATGGTCAAGCCGGACAATGTCGACGCGATCCTCGAACGCCTCGAAAAGGCACGCGGCCGCATCTACAAGTAA
- the uraH gene encoding hydroxyisourate hydrolase: MSRSGRLTTHVLDTALGKPAQGLKIDLLLIEGETRRLLRTVETNSDGRLDEPMLEGEAFTVGTYELLFHAGDYLRATGASLPEPAFFDLIPLRFGIADATSHYHVPLLLSPFSYSTYRGS, encoded by the coding sequence ATGAGCAGATCCGGCCGCCTGACAACCCACGTCCTCGACACCGCGCTCGGAAAACCGGCACAGGGCTTGAAGATCGATCTGCTTTTGATCGAGGGAGAGACGCGCCGCCTGCTGCGGACGGTCGAAACCAACAGCGATGGCCGGCTCGATGAGCCGATGCTGGAGGGAGAGGCGTTTACTGTCGGCACCTACGAACTGCTGTTCCATGCGGGCGATTATCTGCGCGCGACCGGCGCCAGCCTGCCGGAGCCGGCCTTTTTTGATCTCATCCCGCTGCGCTTCGGCATAGCCGATGCGACGAGCCACTATCACGTGCCGTTGCTTCTTTCGCCGTTCAGCTATTCGACCTATCGAGGCAGTTGA
- the uraD gene encoding 2-oxo-4-hydroxy-4-carboxy-5-ureidoimidazoline decarboxylase → MSARENFVARFGGVFEHSPWVAERAFDQNPHVTLTADGVHAVLVTAFRAAAHVDRLAVLRAHPDLAGKLAIAGELTEDSKAEQASAGLDRLTPSEHARFTELNAAYIEKFAFPFIVAVKGLNKDDILSAFERRIDNDRQEEFETASAQVEKIALLRLRSMLPGEDNA, encoded by the coding sequence ATGAGCGCACGCGAAAACTTCGTCGCGCGCTTCGGCGGTGTCTTTGAGCATTCGCCCTGGGTAGCGGAGCGGGCCTTCGATCAAAATCCGCACGTTACTCTGACAGCCGATGGCGTGCATGCCGTGCTCGTGACGGCGTTCCGTGCTGCCGCGCATGTCGATCGCCTTGCGGTTCTAAGGGCGCATCCCGATCTTGCAGGAAAGCTGGCGATCGCAGGAGAGTTGACCGAGGACTCGAAGGCAGAACAGGCGTCCGCCGGGCTCGACCGATTGACGCCTTCCGAACATGCTCGTTTCACCGAATTGAACGCTGCCTACATCGAAAAATTCGCCTTTCCCTTCATTGTCGCCGTGAAGGGGCTGAACAAGGACGATATTCTGTCTGCCTTCGAAAGGCGGATTGACAATGACCGGCAAGAGGAATTTGAGACGGCTTCAGCGCAGGTCGAAAAGATTGCGCTCTTGCGTTTACGTTCCATGCTTCCGGGAGAAGACAATGCCTGA
- a CDS encoding sugar ABC transporter permease: MSSTVPAASGFWKRNQQRLAPWLFLAPGIIMFSIYVIIPIFQSIWISFYDWDGLGPKTWIGAANYVELLDDEAFYTSLKNNILWLVLYLLAVPAGLAVALFLNQTVAGIRLYKSLFFFPFVISQVVVGLIFTWFYAPDFGLLSALIKTLTGQNIAILADERYVTLGIIAAGLWPQIAYCMILYLTGLNNINPEQVEAARMDGARGWSLLWHIILPQLGPATFIAIVVTVIGALRSFDLVSIMTDGGPYGSSRVLSFYMYEQALSEYGYRMGYGAAIAVVLFMIMMVFITLFIVRMLMRERHA; the protein is encoded by the coding sequence ATGAGCAGCACCGTTCCCGCGGCATCCGGTTTCTGGAAACGCAACCAGCAGCGCCTGGCGCCCTGGCTGTTTCTGGCGCCCGGGATAATCATGTTTTCGATCTATGTGATCATTCCGATCTTCCAGTCGATCTGGATCAGCTTCTACGACTGGGACGGGCTTGGCCCGAAAACCTGGATCGGCGCCGCCAACTACGTGGAGCTTCTCGACGATGAAGCGTTCTACACCTCGCTGAAAAACAACATCCTGTGGCTGGTGCTCTACCTGCTCGCGGTGCCCGCGGGTCTTGCCGTGGCGCTGTTCCTCAACCAGACGGTCGCCGGCATCCGGCTCTACAAGTCGCTGTTCTTTTTTCCCTTCGTCATCAGCCAGGTCGTCGTCGGCCTGATCTTCACCTGGTTCTACGCGCCGGATTTCGGCCTTCTCTCGGCTCTGATCAAGACACTGACCGGTCAAAACATCGCGATCCTTGCTGACGAGCGCTACGTGACGCTCGGCATCATCGCCGCCGGTCTCTGGCCGCAGATCGCCTATTGCATGATCCTTTACCTGACCGGTCTCAACAACATCAACCCGGAGCAGGTGGAGGCGGCCCGTATGGACGGCGCCAGGGGCTGGTCGCTGCTGTGGCACATCATCCTGCCGCAGCTCGGTCCCGCGACCTTCATCGCCATCGTCGTCACCGTCATCGGTGCGCTGCGCTCCTTCGACTTGGTCTCGATCATGACCGATGGTGGCCCTTACGGCTCGAGCCGCGTGCTGTCCTTCTACATGTATGAGCAGGCCTTGTCGGAATATGGCTACCGCATGGGTTATGGCGCGGCGATCGCGGTCGTCCTCTTCATGATCATGATGGTCTTCATCACGCTGTTCATCGTGCGCATGCTGATGCGGGAAAGGCACGCCTGA
- a CDS encoding DUF1045 domain-containing protein has product MRYAIYYTPSIYDPLSVAAASWLGRNVYSGEAPEAPSIAGFSRQELAFHTAVPRRYGFHGTIKAPFRLHAETSEAALLKSLMHFASTVTPFEIPRMEIARLGEFYGLAPSVPCEEMNHLAASVVQAFDTFRAPLSDVEIERRDPDRLTAPQFSNLHRWGYPYVMDEFRFHMMLTGPVHPNLNARFETALREFFGTFLNEPLKISSLALFIEPEAGAPLRVHSQHPLGKLSAHRPVAASARASTTAISDMPARASGTKAALVARRLQANC; this is encoded by the coding sequence ATGCGGTACGCCATCTATTATACGCCGTCGATCTACGATCCTTTGTCGGTCGCAGCGGCAAGCTGGCTTGGCCGCAACGTCTATTCCGGCGAAGCGCCGGAAGCGCCCTCGATCGCTGGCTTCAGCCGGCAGGAACTGGCGTTCCATACGGCCGTGCCGCGCCGCTACGGTTTTCACGGTACGATCAAGGCGCCGTTCCGGCTTCACGCGGAAACCAGCGAAGCGGCGCTCTTGAAATCCCTGATGCATTTTGCCAGCACCGTGACGCCGTTCGAAATTCCCCGCATGGAAATCGCAAGGCTTGGCGAGTTCTATGGTTTGGCGCCCTCAGTTCCCTGTGAAGAGATGAACCACCTTGCCGCCTCGGTCGTCCAGGCGTTCGACACGTTTCGTGCGCCGCTGAGTGACGTGGAGATCGAGCGGCGGGATCCGGACCGGCTAACGGCGCCGCAGTTTTCCAACCTGCATCGCTGGGGCTACCCTTATGTGATGGACGAGTTTCGCTTTCACATGATGCTGACGGGACCGGTTCACCCCAATCTCAACGCCCGCTTCGAGACGGCGCTGCGCGAATTTTTCGGGACTTTTCTGAACGAGCCGCTGAAGATTTCCAGCCTTGCGCTCTTTATCGAGCCTGAGGCCGGAGCACCGCTGCGTGTCCATTCGCAGCACCCGCTCGGCAAGCTGTCGGCGCACCGACCGGTTGCAGCCAGCGCGCGCGCGAGCACAACGGCGATATCGGACATGCCGGCACGCGCTTCCGGGACCAAGGCGGCGCTCGTCGCTCGTCGTCTTCAGGCGAATTGCTGA
- the puuE gene encoding allantoinase PuuE codes for MAEQSYPRDLIGYGRNPPQVRWPGDARIAVQFVVNYEEGGESCILDNDKASESLLSEIVGAQPWPGQRNLNMESIYEYGARAGFWRLWRMFTSRNVDVTVYGVTLAMARNPEAVAAMKEAGWEIASHGYRWLEYKDFPEEEERKHIREAVRLHKELTGSHPLGLYQGKPSNNTLKLVLEEGGFVYSSDSYADELPYWVPGLAKDKPHLIIPYTLDANDMRFATPQGFNSGDQFFTYLKDTFDVLYAEGKEGSPKMMNVGLHCRLVGRPGRAAALARFIEYVLGHEKVWTPKRIDIARHWYEHHKPEGGL; via the coding sequence ATGGCAGAGCAATCTTATCCGCGTGATCTTATCGGCTACGGCCGCAATCCTCCGCAGGTCCGGTGGCCGGGCGATGCGCGCATCGCCGTGCAGTTCGTGGTCAATTACGAGGAAGGCGGCGAGAGCTGTATTCTCGACAACGACAAGGCGTCCGAATCACTGCTGTCAGAAATCGTCGGTGCGCAGCCTTGGCCCGGCCAGCGCAATCTCAACATGGAATCCATTTACGAGTATGGCGCTCGTGCCGGCTTCTGGCGGCTCTGGCGGATGTTTACGAGCCGCAATGTCGATGTGACCGTCTATGGCGTGACGCTCGCCATGGCGCGCAATCCGGAGGCGGTCGCTGCGATGAAGGAAGCGGGCTGGGAGATCGCCAGCCATGGCTATCGCTGGCTCGAATACAAGGATTTTCCGGAAGAGGAAGAGCGCAAGCACATCCGCGAAGCCGTGCGCCTGCACAAGGAACTGACCGGCTCGCATCCGCTCGGCCTGTATCAGGGCAAGCCGTCGAACAACACCCTGAAACTCGTTCTGGAGGAGGGCGGCTTCGTCTATTCCTCCGACAGCTATGCCGACGAACTGCCCTATTGGGTGCCGGGCCTGGCCAAGGACAAGCCGCATCTGATCATCCCCTACACGCTCGATGCCAATGACATGCGCTTTGCGACGCCGCAGGGCTTCAATTCCGGTGACCAGTTTTTCACCTATCTGAAGGACACCTTCGACGTGCTCTATGCAGAGGGCAAGGAGGGCAGCCCGAAGATGATGAATGTCGGCCTCCACTGTCGCCTTGTCGGCCGCCCCGGCCGGGCCGCGGCGCTTGCCCGTTTCATCGAATATGTCTTGGGCCACGAGAAGGTCTGGACCCCCAAGCGCATCGATATCGCCCGGCACTGGTACGAGCATCACAAGCCGGAAGGCGGTTTGTGA
- a CDS encoding helix-turn-helix domain-containing protein encodes MTRRPKLVNRLGATPVHPERDPAHPLVVFGDHRFCAGDNINVRRMEGPHMHSQIELNFVLEGEMTYWFDGRELSVSEGRLCLFWGMIPHQVTDIREPTRFICLYVPMSVFLALPSLSRFRDAVFRGAMIEALDIRPYDRDIFMRWREELLSGDEELEQIVREELGARVRRLDREGWRDLREQGSAIASFEHHDADRMFHVERMMRFITEHALENITAEDVGRDVGLHPNYAMGIFKRTVGMTINQSILRHRLDTAQSLLISTDLPITSVAFEAGFGSLSRFYEAFHDRFGTKPGTFRRRLAKPPRAREVHATANGQIGPRD; translated from the coding sequence ATGACACGGCGCCCGAAACTCGTGAACAGGCTCGGCGCAACACCGGTCCACCCGGAACGCGACCCGGCGCATCCGCTGGTCGTTTTCGGCGATCACCGTTTCTGCGCTGGCGACAATATCAACGTGCGGCGAATGGAAGGCCCGCACATGCATAGCCAGATCGAGCTGAATTTCGTGCTCGAAGGCGAGATGACCTATTGGTTCGACGGCCGCGAGCTCAGCGTCTCCGAGGGACGGCTATGCCTGTTCTGGGGCATGATCCCGCATCAGGTGACGGACATAAGGGAGCCGACCCGGTTCATCTGCCTCTATGTGCCAATGTCGGTCTTTCTGGCGCTGCCGAGCCTCAGCCGGTTCCGCGACGCAGTCTTTCGCGGCGCGATGATCGAGGCGCTCGATATCCGCCCCTATGACCGCGACATCTTCATGCGCTGGCGCGAGGAGCTTCTGTCGGGCGACGAGGAACTGGAACAGATCGTCCGTGAGGAACTGGGCGCCCGCGTGCGCCGCCTCGACCGCGAAGGCTGGCGCGACCTGCGCGAGCAGGGATCAGCCATCGCCTCCTTTGAGCATCACGACGCCGATCGCATGTTTCATGTCGAGCGGATGATGCGCTTCATCACCGAACATGCCTTGGAAAACATCACCGCCGAGGATGTGGGACGCGATGTCGGTCTCCATCCGAACTATGCCATGGGTATCTTCAAGCGGACTGTCGGCATGACCATCAACCAGTCGATTCTTCGCCACCGCCTCGATACTGCCCAGTCGCTGCTCATTTCCACAGATCTGCCGATCACGAGCGTCGCCTTCGAGGCGGGTTTCGGTTCGCTCTCCCGTTTCTATGAAGCCTTCCACGACCGGTTCGGCACGAAGCCCGGCACATTCCGGCGCCGCCTTGCCAAGCCTCCTCGGGCCCGCGAAGTGCACGCGACAGCCAATGGGCAAATTGGGCCACGGGACTGA
- the ugpC gene encoding sn-glycerol-3-phosphate ABC transporter ATP-binding protein UgpC: MADVTLRNVTKQFGSVSVIKGVDFSIADGEFCVFVGPSGCGKSTLLRMIAGLEEISSGELKIGGKDMTHVGPSDRGVAMVFQSYALYPHMTVADNIGFGLRMTGHDKAEIEKRMQRAAKMLQLEPLLARKPSQLSGGQRQRVAIGRAIVRNPEVFLFDEPLSNLDAALRVQMRTEISTLHQDLKATMIYVTHDQVEAMTMADKIVVLSAGSIEQIGSPLELYHRPKNLFVAGFIGSPKMNFMKATASPAGDQIRVTLTGGVDILLPAGHARVSDGQSVTLGIRPEHIDADGKEGATLPAKLRLAEYLGSETMFYVSLGDGTDIAVKADGLATAHPGADFRIGIPAKACHLFDAEGVAIINGDLTK, encoded by the coding sequence ATGGCTGACGTCACGCTCCGCAATGTCACCAAGCAGTTCGGCTCGGTCAGCGTCATCAAGGGCGTCGATTTTTCCATCGCCGACGGCGAGTTCTGCGTCTTCGTCGGTCCCTCCGGCTGCGGCAAGTCTACGCTGTTGCGGATGATTGCCGGACTTGAGGAAATCTCGTCGGGCGAGCTCAAGATCGGCGGTAAGGACATGACCCATGTCGGCCCGTCCGATCGCGGCGTCGCGATGGTGTTCCAGTCCTATGCGCTCTATCCGCACATGACGGTTGCCGACAATATCGGCTTCGGCCTGCGCATGACCGGCCACGACAAGGCGGAGATCGAAAAGCGCATGCAGCGCGCCGCCAAGATGCTGCAGCTCGAGCCACTGCTTGCCCGCAAGCCGTCGCAACTTTCCGGTGGCCAGCGCCAGCGCGTCGCCATCGGCCGTGCCATCGTGCGCAACCCGGAAGTCTTCCTGTTCGACGAGCCGCTGTCGAACCTTGACGCGGCGCTGCGGGTGCAGATGCGCACCGAGATCAGCACGCTGCATCAGGATCTGAAGGCGACGATGATCTATGTCACCCACGATCAGGTGGAAGCCATGACCATGGCCGACAAGATTGTGGTCCTCAGCGCCGGATCGATCGAGCAGATCGGCTCGCCGCTGGAACTCTACCACCGGCCAAAGAACCTCTTCGTCGCCGGCTTCATCGGCTCGCCGAAAATGAACTTTATGAAGGCGACGGCCTCACCCGCCGGTGATCAGATCCGCGTCACCTTGACCGGCGGCGTCGATATCCTGCTGCCGGCCGGACACGCCCGCGTCAGCGACGGCCAATCGGTGACGCTTGGTATTCGGCCCGAGCATATCGATGCTGATGGGAAGGAAGGGGCCACCCTGCCGGCAAAGCTCCGGCTGGCCGAATATCTCGGCTCCGAGACCATGTTCTACGTGAGCCTCGGCGACGGCACCGACATCGCGGTCAAGGCCGATGGCCTTGCCACAGCACATCCGGGCGCGGATTTCCGCATCGGTATCCCGGCCAAGGCCTGCCACCTCTTCGACGCCGAGGGCGTCGCCATCATCAACGGGGATTTGACGAAGTAA
- a CDS encoding PRC-barrel domain-containing protein has translation MTYQDTNLQDADIRETHDLIASDKVEGTRVYGQDGEQIGSIECVIIEKRSGRVSYAVVAFGGFLGMGEDHYPIPWAKLSYDENLGGYRTDLTREQVENAPKYHSDEEYHWNRENGRRVYDYYGVPPYWM, from the coding sequence GTGACTTACCAGGATACCAATCTTCAGGACGCCGACATCAGGGAAACCCACGATCTGATCGCCAGCGACAAGGTCGAGGGCACCCGCGTTTATGGTCAAGACGGCGAGCAAATCGGCTCGATCGAATGCGTCATCATCGAAAAGCGCAGCGGTCGAGTCTCCTACGCCGTTGTCGCTTTCGGTGGCTTCCTCGGCATGGGCGAGGACCATTATCCTATCCCGTGGGCCAAGCTCAGCTACGATGAAAACCTCGGCGGCTATCGCACGGATCTGACACGCGAGCAGGTCGAGAACGCACCGAAATACCACAGCGACGAAGAGTACCACTGGAATCGGGAAAACGGCCGCCGCGTCTATGACTATTACGGCGTCCCGCCCTACTGGATGTAG
- a CDS encoding ureidoglycolate lyase has protein sequence MPHLLKIEPLTQAAFAPFGTVIEADPAFMRLINGGSTERFHALAQVDVTGEGGRAVINIFRGQPRSFPYSLMMMERHPSGSQSFSPIGGGPWLAVVAPDDGGKPGFPRVFLATGHQGVNYGPNVWHHPLMAVGAVSDFLVVDREGPGNNLVEVFYDEPFIIPNPV, from the coding sequence ATGCCACACCTGTTGAAGATTGAACCTCTGACGCAGGCCGCTTTCGCTCCCTTCGGCACGGTCATCGAAGCGGACCCGGCATTCATGCGCCTAATCAACGGCGGCTCGACCGAGCGGTTTCATGCGCTCGCGCAAGTCGATGTGACTGGGGAAGGCGGCCGGGCAGTCATCAATATTTTTCGCGGCCAGCCGCGCAGCTTCCCTTATAGCTTGATGATGATGGAACGCCACCCCTCTGGCTCGCAGAGCTTTTCACCGATCGGCGGCGGTCCGTGGCTCGCCGTCGTCGCACCAGACGACGGCGGCAAGCCGGGTTTCCCGCGGGTTTTTCTGGCAACGGGGCACCAGGGCGTCAATTATGGCCCCAACGTCTGGCATCATCCCCTGATGGCCGTCGGCGCGGTCAGCGATTTCCTGGTTGTGGATCGCGAAGGTCCGGGCAACAATCTGGTCGAAGTCTTTTACGACGAGCCCTTCATCATTCCCAACCCTGTGTGA
- a CDS encoding carbohydrate ABC transporter permease gives MFPTPVQKAAPWVRHAYTIILPIALTLWLLPLIGVAITSVRPSADLAAGNYFGMPSRFAGIENYTAVFRDSPIGWYILNSFKVTIPTVIGAVGLACLSGFALAVYKFRANLLIFFLFVAGNFIPFQILMVPVRDMTLRAGLYDSISGLVLFHIAFQTGFCTLFMRNFITSLPFALIESARVEGVSEWRIFRYIVLPLMRPAIAALSVLVFTFIWNDYFWATVLVQGQHAMPVTAGLYSLNGQWIAAWHLVSAGSIVAAMPPVLMFFLMQKHFIAGLTLGATKG, from the coding sequence ATGTTTCCCACTCCTGTCCAGAAAGCTGCCCCCTGGGTGCGCCACGCCTATACGATCATCCTGCCGATCGCATTGACCTTATGGCTCTTGCCACTGATTGGCGTCGCCATCACCTCGGTTCGGCCGTCCGCAGATCTGGCCGCCGGAAACTATTTCGGCATGCCCTCACGCTTCGCCGGCATCGAGAACTATACGGCGGTCTTCAGGGATTCGCCGATTGGCTGGTACATCCTCAATTCCTTCAAGGTGACGATCCCGACGGTCATCGGCGCAGTCGGGCTTGCCTGCCTGTCCGGTTTCGCGCTGGCGGTCTACAAGTTCCGCGCCAATCTTTTGATCTTCTTCCTGTTCGTCGCCGGCAACTTCATTCCGTTCCAGATCCTGATGGTGCCGGTGCGCGACATGACGCTGCGGGCGGGGCTCTATGACAGCATCTCCGGCCTCGTGCTCTTCCATATCGCGTTCCAGACCGGCTTCTGCACTTTGTTCATGCGCAATTTTATCACGTCGCTGCCTTTTGCACTGATCGAATCCGCCCGTGTCGAAGGTGTCAGCGAATGGCGGATCTTCCGCTATATCGTCCTTCCCCTGATGCGTCCGGCGATTGCTGCCCTTTCGGTTCTGGTCTTCACCTTCATCTGGAACGACTATTTCTGGGCGACGGTGCTGGTACAGGGGCAGCATGCCATGCCGGTGACGGCCGGGCTCTATTCGCTGAACGGCCAGTGGATCGCCGCCTGGCACCTGGTTTCGGCCGGCTCGATCGTCGCCGCCATGCCGCCGGTCCTGATGTTCTTCCTGATGCAGAAGCATTTCATTGCCGGCCTGACGCTGGGGGCGACCAAGGGATGA